The DNA sequence CTGCACCGTCGGGTCGGCGCGGAACCAGGTCATCTGTCGCTTGGCGAGCTGCCGCGTCGCCCGCTGCATCGCCGCCAGCGCCGCCGCCAGCGCCGCCTCGCCGCGCAGGTACGCCCCCATCTGCCGATAGCCGATGCTGCGCAGCGCCGGCAGCTCGGGCGGGTAGCCGCGCGCCCACAGGGCGCGGATCTCCTCCAGCAGGCCGCCCGCCACCATCGCCTCGCAGCGCGCGTCGAGCCGCGCGTAGAGCGCCGCCCGCGGCACCCGCAGTCCGACCAGCCGCATCGTCAGCCCGCTCGCCGCCGCGCGGGACGCCGCGTGCCACTCGCTGAGCGGACGCCCGCTCGTCTCGAACACCTCCAGCGCGCGCACCAGGCGCACCCGATCGCGCGCCGCCAGCCGCGCCGCGGTGGCGGGGTCGACCGCCGTCAGCCGCGCGTGCAGCGCGCCCGGCGTCGCCTCCTCCTCGGCGATCAGGCGCGCCCGCAGCGCCGGGT is a window from the bacterium genome containing:
- the miaA gene encoding tRNA (adenosine(37)-N6)-dimethylallyltransferase MiaA, producing MDSEIVALVGPTGSGKTAVSLELAGRWDAEIVNCDSRQVFRGLDIGTAKPTAAERARVPHHLFDVVDPDAAFDAARYAALARAAIADIQSRGRRVLVVGGSGLYLRALRVGLFPGPGADPALRARLIAEEEATPGALHARLTAVDPATAARLAARDRVRLVRALEVFETSGRPLSEWHAASRAAASGLTMRLVGLRVPRAALYARLDARCEAMVAGGLLEEIRALWARGYPPELPALRSIGYRQMGAYLRGEAALAAALAAMQRATRQLAKRQMTWFRADPTVQWLAPGAAARLPA